A stretch of Arachis hypogaea cultivar Tifrunner chromosome 15, arahy.Tifrunner.gnm2.J5K5, whole genome shotgun sequence DNA encodes these proteins:
- the LOC112751434 gene encoding serine/threonine-protein kinase STY13 — MGSGNEVHSVGEFNLDAKWLIDPKQLFVGPKIGEGAHAKVYEGKYKNQNVAVKIINKGETPEEISRREARFGREVAMLSKVQHKNLVKFIGACKEPVMVIVTELLLGGTLRKYLLSMRPNCLDMRVAVGFALDIARAMECLHSHGIIHRDLKPDNLILTGDHKTVKLADFGLAREESLTEMMTAETGTYRWMAPELYSTVTLRQGEKKHYNHKVDAYSFAIVLWELIHNKLPFEGMSNLQAAYAAAFKNTRPSADDLPEDLAMIVTSCWKEDPNDRPNFTQIIQMLLRYLSTISPQEPVVPQRMNSSENAVLPPESPGTSALMSRRDDSGEIPKAGMEDRPKGFFFCFNQCY; from the exons atgggATCTGGTAATGAAGTTCATTCTGTTGGAGAGTTCAATTTAGATGCCAAGTGGCTTATAGATCCCAAACAACTCTTTGTTGGCCCAAAAATTGGGGAAGGTGCTCATGCCAAGGTCTATGAGGGAAA GTATAAAAATCAGAATGTTGCTGTTAAGATTATCAACAAAGGAGAAACCCCAGAAGAGATTTCGAGGAGGGAAGCTCGGTTCGGAAGAGAGGTAGCCATGCTATCGAAAGTTCAACACAAGAATCTGGTTAAG TTTATTGGGGCCTGCAAAGAACCTGTTATGGTTATAGTAACTGAACTTCTATTAGGTGGAACGCTGCGCAAATATCTCTTGAGTATGCGGCCAAACTGCTTGGATATGCGTGTGGCAGTTGGATTTGCTCTTGATATTGCTCGAGCAATGGAATGCTTACACTCCCATGGGATCATTCATCGGGACCTTAAACCGG ATAATTTGATCTTAACAGGAGATCATAAAACAGTTAAACTTGCTGATTTCGGTCTGGCCAGAGAAGAGTCTTTAACGGAGATGATGACTGCGGAAACTGGGACATACCGTTGGATGGCTCCAGAA CTTTATAGCACCGTCACTCTGCGACAAGGCGAGAAGAAACATTACAACCATAAGGTTGATGCTTACAGCTTCGCGATTGTGTTGTGGGAGCTGATCCATAATAAGTTGCCATTTGAAGGCATGTCTAATTTACAGGCCGCATACGCAGCTGCTTTTAAG AACACAAGGCCTAGTGCTGATGACCTTCCTGAGGATTTAGCCATGATTGTAACTTCATGTTGGAAGGAGGATCCAAATGACCGGCCGAATTTCACGCAAATCATACAGATGCTTCTCCGATATCTCTCCACCATTTCTCCACAAGAGCCGGTTGTTCCTCAGCGGATGAATTCATCGGAGAACGCTGTATTGCCACCGGAATCCCCCGGCACAAGCGCTTTGATGTCTAGGAGAGACGACTCCGGGGAAATCCCAAAAGCCGGTATGGAAGACAGACCTAAAGGGTTTTTCTTCTGCTTTAACCAATGTTACTGA